The DNA window CCGGTTTCGTAGTGAAAGCCATCGGTAGTATTAACTGGATTCTTCTATCCCGCATCTTGGGTGGTGAAGGCATCGGTATCTACCAGATGGCCTTTCCTATCTATTTGTTACTATTACAAATTTCGAGCGCAGGTGTGCCGATTGCCATCTCTATTTTGACGGCAGAACGATTAGCCTTACACGACTTTGGTGGTGCTAAGAGAGTATTCAATATATCTTTTACAATGTTAACCATTACAGGCTTTATCGCCAGTCTTGCCATGTACTTTGGTGCAGATTGGCTAATCTCTAGTGGACTCATTGCTGAAAGCCGTGCCTACTACTCTATCATCGCGCTCGCTCCGGCAGTATTCTTTGTAACGTGGATTTCCTGCTTCCGCGGGTATATCCAAGGCTATGAAATGATGACGCCAACGGCGGTCAGCCAAATCGTAGAACAACTGTTACGTGTTATCGTCATGCTCGGTGCTGCAGCTATCTTGTTGCCTTATGGTCTACCGGCTGCTGCAGGTGGTGCTAGCTTAGGTGCTGGTGTCGGTGCCTTTGGTGCCTTTCTAGTGCTCTTGTACTATTACTATAAATTGCCTAAGGCAAGTAGTACTGGTGAAAGCTACGATGGGCCCCGTGAATCAGCTAAAGAAATTTTGTCACGACTCTTAACATTGTCCATTCCAATTTCCTTAGCAAGTATCATGTTGCCATTAACAGCTAACCTCGATTTGCTCATCGTACCACGTCGACTCTTAGATGCTGGTTTCCCGATGAATGAAGTAACAGAACTGTTCGGTTATCTTACAGGTATGGCAGTTCCGCTCATCAACTTGGCTACCATCATTACAGCAGCCCTTGCAACAAGCATTGTACCAGCTATCTCTCATGCCTTTGCAAAACGCGATCATCAAGGTATTTATGAACGTACCTCGGGCTCCATGAGATTAACATTTATGGCTACTGTACCATTTACGGTACTATTATATGTACTTGCTGCCCCAACAGTTACCTTGATTTATAATGCACCTAAGGCAGAATTAGCTACGCAAATCACTGCGTTCTCTATCTTCTTCCTCGGTGTACACCAAGTAACAACAGGTATCTTACAAGGTCTTAACAAACCGCGTATTCCTGTAATTAATATGGGTATTGCGTTAGTAATCAAAGTCATCCTGAACTGGACACTAACGGCCATCCCATGGCTTGGTATCGGCGGTGCCGCTTGGGCAACCGTTGCTGATATTGGCTTTGCAGCGTTACTCAACTTGATTTACATCAAAAAATACACAGGCTACTTCCTCGATATTTCCCTTCTATGGAAAAATGTGGTCAGTGCCGGTGTCATGGGTATACTCATCTTTATGAGTTACCACTACTTAACAGATATCTTACCAATGTGGGTTAACTTCATACTCACAGGTATCGAAGGCTTATTGCTCTACGTTATTATCATGGTTCTTTTAAAAGGACTTAATAAAAATGATGGCGCAAGCATGCCACTCATAGGTAGATTCTTTAGATAATAACTTAAAGAGGTTTAACACATATGTGTTAAACCTCTTTTTTATGCCACTCACTTTACGCTATCTTTTTATAGTATTACTTCTTATCATTATGTGCTTTTTTATCTTTCACAATATCCCTAATAGTAGGATTTGTTTGTATCACATCTAACATTACAGGTGAAATGCCGATTCCCACAAAAGCTTTATCATTCCAAGCTTTACTATGTTTAGCAGCTACATATTGAATAACATCTCGCAATTTATAGTTACTTACGTGAACATCATCAGGTTTGTGTAAATAATACGTATAAACA is part of the Veillonella sp. genome and encodes:
- a CDS encoding polysaccharide biosynthesis protein, which produces MASGFLKGTLILTIAGFVVKAIGSINWILLSRILGGEGIGIYQMAFPIYLLLLQISSAGVPIAISILTAERLALHDFGGAKRVFNISFTMLTITGFIASLAMYFGADWLISSGLIAESRAYYSIIALAPAVFFVTWISCFRGYIQGYEMMTPTAVSQIVEQLLRVIVMLGAAAILLPYGLPAAAGGASLGAGVGAFGAFLVLLYYYYKLPKASSTGESYDGPRESAKEILSRLLTLSIPISLASIMLPLTANLDLLIVPRRLLDAGFPMNEVTELFGYLTGMAVPLINLATIITAALATSIVPAISHAFAKRDHQGIYERTSGSMRLTFMATVPFTVLLYVLAAPTVTLIYNAPKAELATQITAFSIFFLGVHQVTTGILQGLNKPRIPVINMGIALVIKVILNWTLTAIPWLGIGGAAWATVADIGFAALLNLIYIKKYTGYFLDISLLWKNVVSAGVMGILIFMSYHYLTDILPMWVNFILTGIEGLLLYVIIMVLLKGLNKNDGASMPLIGRFFR